The Cronobacter sakazakii genome has a window encoding:
- a CDS encoding DUF3828 domain-containing protein has translation MNKTICTLLTTVALCSTTAVANDETLEQKPQQAALNFNRWYISGFQNTHQDLLDSKQIRHYVTKTTREKLRRARPNENEFYDADFFIKAQDILPDWTSHIVITDVEYDPVCTQVYVSFGQNPVHEVIDCMVKEAGIWKVQSVARVPVAKGKP, from the coding sequence ATGAATAAAACCATTTGCACCTTACTTACTACTGTCGCGTTGTGTAGTACTACCGCTGTTGCCAATGATGAAACGCTTGAACAAAAACCGCAGCAGGCCGCACTTAATTTTAATCGCTGGTATATAAGCGGCTTTCAGAATACTCATCAGGATCTTCTTGATAGCAAGCAGATTAGACATTACGTGACAAAAACAACGCGGGAGAAATTGCGGCGAGCCAGACCGAATGAAAATGAATTTTATGATGCGGACTTTTTCATCAAGGCTCAGGACATTCTGCCGGACTGGACTTCTCATATCGTCATTACGGATGTCGAGTATGACCCGGTTTGTACGCAGGTGTATGTGTCGTTTGGTCAAAACCCGGTACATGAGGTGATCGATTGTATGGTGAAGGAAGCGGGTATATGGAAGGTTCAGTCCGTTGCACGCGTGCCAGTGGCGAAAGGGAAACCCTGA
- a CDS encoding CHAP domain-containing protein, with product MTWDKYAAIRHAHDRAYSNSHHKCELFVKEAIIAGGVDIHPTPSAKDMGNALIQSGFYEVYGEPVAGDVAVINAIPGHPDGHVCIYDGQKWISDFRQRSLYPGDSYRRAHPAFKLYRHY from the coding sequence ATGACATGGGATAAGTATGCAGCAATACGTCATGCACATGATCGGGCCTATAGCAATAGCCATCATAAGTGTGAGTTATTTGTCAAAGAAGCTATTATTGCTGGTGGGGTGGATATACATCCAACACCTTCTGCAAAAGATATGGGTAACGCATTGATTCAATCTGGTTTTTATGAAGTTTATGGTGAGCCCGTAGCGGGTGACGTTGCTGTTATTAACGCGATCCCCGGACATCCTGATGGTCATGTTTGTATTTATGATGGCCAAAAATGGATTAGCGATTTTAGGCAGAGATCGCTTTATCCAGGGGATAGTTACCGCCGGGCTCACCCTGCCTTTAAACTTTACAGGCATTACTGA
- a CDS encoding IS1-like element IS1B family transposase (programmed frameshift), which yields MASVSISCPSCSATDGVVRNGKSTAGHQRYLCSHCRKTWQLQFTYTASQPGTHQKIIDMAMNGVGCRATARIMGVGLNTIFRHFKKLRPQSVTSRIQPGSDVIVCAEMDEQWGYVGAKSRQRWLFYAYDRLRKTVVAHVFGERTMATLGRLMSLLSPFDVVIWMTDGWPLYESRLKGKLHVISKRYTQRIERHNLNLRQHLARLGRKSLSFSKSVELHDKVIGHYLNIKHYQ from the exons GTGGCTTCTGTTTCTATCAGCTGTCCCTCCTGTTCAGCTACTGACGGGGTGGTGCGTAACGGCAAAAGCACCGCCGGACATCAGCGCTATCTCTGCTCTCACTGCCGTAAAACATGGCAACTGCAGTTCACTTACACCGCTTCTCAACCCGGTACGCACCAGAAAATCATTGATATGGCCATGAATGGCGTTGGATGCCGGGCAACCGCCCGCATTATGGGCGTTGGCCTCAACACGATTTTCCGCCATT TTAAAAAACTCAGGCCGCAGTCGGTAACCTCGCGCATACAGCCGGGCAGTGACGTCATCGTCTGCGCGGAAATGGACGAACAGTGGGGATACGTCGGGGCTAAATCGCGCCAGCGCTGGCTGTTTTACGCGTATGACAGGCTCCGGAAGACGGTTGTTGCGCACGTATTCGGTGAACGCACTATGGCGACGCTGGGGCGTCTTATGAGCCTGCTGTCACCCTTTGACGTGGTGATATGGATGACGGATGGCTGGCCGCTGTATGAATCCCGCCTGAAGGGAAAGCTGCACGTAATCAGCAAGCGATATACGCAGCGAATTGAGCGGCATAACCTGAATCTGAGGCAGCACCTGGCACGGCTGGGACGGAAGTCGCTGTCGTTCTCAAAATCGGTGGAGCTGCATGACAAAGTCATCGGGCATTATCTGAACATAAAACACTATCAATAA
- a CDS encoding CRISPR-associated helicase/endonuclease Cas3 gives MSGYLHWGKSRKGENHQGDEYHLLQWHSLDVAACGYVMVMENHFNAASLFVTLGIDDRETAATFFAWLLCWHDIGKFARLFQQQYRCDALACGQRDVNDSRHHHTVTGMWLWQNHLGDTVAQGMTGPLSARECKRVLDRWMPAVIGHHGKPVSCENCHNDFLPEDIAAARAFTGAVNALFPSVALPPLWNDDNWREAFPEKSWLVSALTVLADWTGSANLHFPWVAQAMPFEEYWARAVKQAQRALRLLPPASDVAPFTGIETLFPFITRPTPLQQKALEMDIHAKGPHLIILEDVTGAGKTEAALVLAHRLMAAGQARGLYIGLPTMATANAMYARMSQAWLRLYREGSHPSLVLAHSARKLSAGFNASIWAHELLPNDSGDEAAAYEGCAAWFAQSPKKALLAETGVGTLDQAMMAVMAFKHQNLRLLGLNDKVLIADEIHSYDAYMSHVVEKLVETRARYGNATILLSATLSQAQRDRLIAAFYKGLNTTRESPRLGPDDYPWITHLHAQGIDGQRVSTRAQVQRRVGIGWMEDDAACFDKIETVAREGGCIGWIRNSVDDAVNSYRELIRRRNIPEENIILFHSRFAFIDRNDKEQKTLEWFGKQNTINRSGKIIISTQVIEQSIDIDLDYLISDLAPVDLLIQRAGRLQRHSRDKQGQLKLTGADERPAPRLDILAPRWEAQPDEKWLTSAMRNTSYVYPAHSRLWLTQRILREQGEIKMPEAARLLIEAVYGEDVEVPEGMKRSEEKALADYYCQRAIASKYEISLDVGYRVESAELWGPDVSTRIGDMTISVSLARETSQGITPYAQGDNAWEMSALRVRKSWWDKHRDEFTLLCGEALSQWCSEQRKPEAVVILLPGGYSAKEGLIGEA, from the coding sequence ATGAGCGGATATTTACACTGGGGTAAATCCCGAAAAGGTGAGAACCATCAGGGCGATGAATACCACCTGCTGCAATGGCATTCCCTTGATGTAGCTGCATGCGGATACGTGATGGTCATGGAAAACCACTTTAACGCCGCGTCTCTCTTTGTGACGCTCGGGATAGACGATCGCGAAACGGCGGCCACGTTTTTCGCCTGGCTACTCTGCTGGCATGACATCGGCAAATTTGCGCGTCTGTTTCAGCAACAATACCGCTGCGACGCGCTGGCGTGCGGCCAACGAGACGTCAACGACAGCCGCCATCACCATACCGTCACCGGTATGTGGCTGTGGCAAAACCATCTTGGCGATACTGTGGCGCAGGGCATGACAGGCCCGCTGTCGGCGCGCGAGTGTAAACGCGTGCTGGACAGGTGGATGCCTGCGGTTATTGGCCATCATGGCAAGCCCGTCTCCTGTGAAAACTGCCATAACGATTTTCTGCCGGAAGATATCGCTGCCGCCAGAGCGTTTACGGGCGCGGTGAATGCACTCTTCCCGTCGGTTGCGCTGCCGCCGTTATGGAATGACGATAACTGGCGGGAGGCGTTCCCGGAGAAAAGCTGGCTGGTCTCCGCGCTCACGGTACTGGCAGACTGGACGGGCTCCGCGAATCTGCACTTCCCCTGGGTGGCGCAGGCGATGCCGTTTGAGGAGTACTGGGCTCGCGCTGTTAAACAGGCGCAACGGGCGCTTCGCCTGTTGCCGCCAGCAAGCGACGTCGCGCCCTTTACCGGCATCGAAACGCTTTTTCCTTTTATCACCAGACCTACGCCGCTTCAGCAAAAAGCGCTGGAGATGGATATTCACGCGAAAGGCCCGCATCTCATCATTCTTGAAGATGTCACCGGCGCCGGAAAAACGGAGGCGGCGCTGGTGCTGGCGCATCGCCTGATGGCGGCGGGGCAGGCGCGCGGGCTCTATATCGGCCTGCCGACGATGGCGACGGCGAATGCCATGTATGCGCGGATGTCGCAGGCCTGGCTGCGGCTCTATCGTGAAGGCAGTCATCCAAGCCTCGTGCTGGCGCACAGCGCGCGCAAACTCTCTGCGGGATTTAATGCCTCCATCTGGGCACATGAATTACTGCCGAACGACTCCGGCGATGAGGCCGCCGCGTATGAAGGCTGTGCCGCCTGGTTTGCGCAGTCGCCTAAAAAGGCACTGCTCGCTGAAACCGGCGTCGGCACGCTCGACCAGGCGATGATGGCGGTGATGGCGTTTAAGCACCAGAATCTGCGCCTGCTGGGCCTGAACGATAAAGTGCTTATTGCCGATGAAATCCACTCTTACGATGCGTATATGTCGCATGTGGTGGAAAAGCTTGTCGAGACGCGTGCCCGCTACGGCAACGCCACGATTTTGCTTTCCGCCACGCTTTCGCAGGCGCAGCGCGACCGCCTAATCGCCGCCTTTTATAAAGGGCTTAACACCACGCGTGAATCGCCGCGCCTCGGGCCTGACGACTACCCGTGGATAACGCATCTCCACGCGCAGGGCATCGACGGGCAGCGCGTCTCCACGCGTGCGCAGGTGCAGCGGCGCGTCGGCATCGGCTGGATGGAGGATGACGCTGCGTGCTTTGATAAGATCGAGACGGTAGCGCGCGAGGGCGGCTGTATCGGCTGGATACGAAATTCCGTCGACGATGCGGTGAACAGCTACCGGGAATTAATTCGCCGGAGGAATATCCCGGAAGAGAATATTATTTTATTTCATAGCCGTTTCGCGTTTATCGACCGTAATGATAAGGAACAAAAAACGCTGGAATGGTTCGGAAAACAAAATACGATTAATCGAAGCGGTAAGATAATTATATCTACTCAAGTAATAGAACAATCTATCGATATTGATCTGGATTATTTAATTAGCGATCTCGCGCCGGTCGATTTATTAATTCAGCGCGCCGGACGTTTGCAGCGGCATAGTCGTGATAAACAGGGGCAGCTTAAATTAACCGGCGCAGATGAACGCCCCGCGCCACGTCTGGATATTCTGGCTCCGCGCTGGGAGGCGCAGCCGGATGAGAAATGGCTGACCTCCGCCATGCGTAATACCAGTTACGTTTATCCGGCGCATTCGCGGCTCTGGCTGACCCAGCGGATATTGCGCGAGCAGGGCGAAATAAAGATGCCGGAAGCGGCGCGCCTGTTAATTGAAGCCGTATATGGCGAAGACGTTGAGGTGCCGGAAGGCATGAAACGTTCTGAAGAGAAGGCGCTGGCCGACTATTACTGCCAGCGCGCCATTGCGAGTAAGTATGAAATTTCCCTTGACGTTGGTTACCGCGTTGAGAGCGCGGAGCTATGGGGGCCGGACGTCTCGACCCGTATTGGAGATATGACCATAAGCGTATCGCTCGCACGCGAGACATCGCAAGGCATAACACCCTACGCGCAGGGCGATAACGCCTGGGAGATGAGCGCGCTGCGCGTGCGCAAAAGCTGGTGGGACAAGCACCGCGACGAGTTCACGCTGCTTTGCGGCGAGGCGCTCTCTCAGTGGTGCAGCGAGCAGCGTAAACCAGAGGCGGTGGTGATTCTGCTGCCGGGCGGTTATTCAGCCAAAGAGGGGCTTATCGGCGAGGCGTAG
- a CDS encoding YbaY family lipoprotein: MKLVHMLSGLAVAVALAGCAQDKSADIAVPAPNPNTSGVATKPVIKQPNVSGTVWIRQKVALPPDAVLTVTLSDATQANAPSKVLAQKVVRTEGKQAPFSFVLPFNPSDIQPNARVLLSAAITVKDKLVFITDRVQPAVNEGGTKIDLTLVPVQQTAVPVQSGGGAVTSVPSTSPTQVTPSSAVPAPTTY; this comes from the coding sequence ATGAAACTCGTGCACATGTTAAGTGGTTTAGCCGTTGCCGTTGCTCTGGCCGGTTGCGCGCAGGATAAAAGTGCTGATATTGCTGTTCCAGCCCCGAACCCGAATACTTCCGGCGTCGCGACCAAGCCGGTGATTAAACAGCCGAACGTTTCCGGTACCGTCTGGATCCGCCAGAAAGTGGCTCTGCCGCCGGATGCCGTGCTGACCGTGACCCTTTCTGACGCCACCCAGGCGAACGCGCCGTCGAAAGTACTGGCGCAGAAAGTGGTGCGTACCGAAGGTAAACAGGCGCCGTTCAGCTTCGTACTGCCGTTTAACCCGTCCGACATTCAGCCGAACGCCCGCGTTCTGCTGAGTGCGGCGATTACGGTTAAAGATAAGCTGGTGTTTATCACCGACCGCGTCCAGCCTGCGGTGAACGAAGGTGGCACCAAAATCGACCTGACGCTGGTGCCGGTGCAGCAGACCGCGGTGCCAGTACAGTCTGGTGGCGGTGCGGTGACAAGCGTGCCGTCAACCTCGCCGACGCAGGTCACGCCGTCCTCCGCCGTTCCGGCGCCGACGACGTACTAA
- the tesB gene encoding acyl-CoA thioesterase II yields the protein MSQALSNLLALLNLEKIEEGLFRGQSEDLGLRQVFGGQVVGQALYAAKATVPEERLVHSFHSYFLRPGDSQKPIVYDVEVLRDGNSFSARRVAAIQNGKPIFYMTASFQAPESGFEHQKPMPPAPAPDGLKSETEIARSLAHLLPPQVKDKFLCDKPLEIRPVEFHNPLKGHTAKPERQVWMRANGQMPDEVRVHQSLLGYASDFNFLVVALQPHGVGFLEPGMQVATIDHSMWFHRPFDMNQWLLYSVESTSASSARGFVRGEFYTQDGVLVASTVQEGVMRKRG from the coding sequence ATGAGTCAGGCGCTGAGCAACTTACTCGCGTTATTAAATCTGGAAAAAATTGAAGAAGGGCTCTTTCGCGGCCAAAGCGAAGACCTCGGCTTACGGCAGGTGTTCGGCGGCCAGGTCGTCGGGCAGGCGCTGTACGCCGCCAAAGCAACGGTGCCGGAAGAGCGTCTGGTGCATTCATTCCACAGCTATTTTCTGCGCCCCGGTGACAGCCAGAAACCCATCGTTTATGACGTGGAAGTGCTGCGCGACGGCAATAGTTTTAGCGCGCGGCGCGTGGCGGCTATCCAGAACGGTAAACCGATTTTTTATATGACCGCGTCGTTCCAGGCGCCGGAAAGCGGCTTCGAGCATCAGAAACCCATGCCGCCTGCGCCCGCGCCTGACGGGCTAAAATCGGAAACGGAGATTGCCCGCTCGCTGGCGCACCTTTTGCCGCCGCAGGTGAAGGACAAATTCCTGTGCGATAAGCCGCTGGAGATCCGCCCGGTAGAGTTTCACAACCCGTTAAAAGGCCACACGGCGAAGCCGGAGCGTCAGGTGTGGATGCGCGCCAACGGGCAGATGCCGGACGAGGTGCGCGTGCATCAGTCGCTGCTCGGTTATGCATCGGATTTCAATTTCCTGGTGGTGGCGCTGCAACCGCACGGCGTTGGCTTCCTGGAGCCGGGGATGCAGGTGGCGACCATCGATCATTCGATGTGGTTCCACCGCCCGTTTGATATGAACCAGTGGCTGCTTTACAGCGTAGAGAGTACGTCCGCCTCCAGCGCCCGCGGTTTTGTGCGCGGTGAGTTTTATACGCAGGACGGCGTGCTGGTCGCCTCGACCGTGCAGGAAGGCGTGATGAGAAAGCGCGGGTAA
- the amtB gene encoding ammonium transporter AmtB, producing the protein MKHTAFKSGFGLLALLPGIALAAPAVADKADNAFMMICTALVLFMTIPGLALFYGGLIRAKNVLSMLTQVSVAFALVCVLWVVYGYSLAFGSGGSFFGNVDWLLLKGIKITDLMGTFYQYIHVAFQGSFACITVGLIVGALAERIRFSAVLIFVAVWLTFSYVPIAHMVWGGGLLASHGALDFAGGTVVHINAAVAGLVGAYLVGKRVGFGKEAFKPHNLPMVFTGTAILYFGWFGFNAGSASAANEIAGLAFVNTVVATAAAILAWVFGEWALRGKPSLLGACSGAIAGLVGVTPACGYIGVGGSLIVGIAAGLAGLWGVTLLKRWLRVDDPCDVFGVHGVCGIVGCILTGIFASTSLGGVGYAAGVTMGHQVLVQLESIAITVVWSAVVAFIAYKAADLTVGLRVSEEQEREGLDVNSHGENAYNA; encoded by the coding sequence ATGAAACACACAGCTTTCAAATCGGGTTTCGGCCTGCTTGCTCTTCTGCCGGGTATTGCCCTGGCGGCGCCCGCGGTGGCGGATAAAGCCGATAACGCCTTTATGATGATCTGCACCGCGCTGGTGCTGTTTATGACCATCCCAGGCCTTGCGCTCTTTTACGGCGGTCTAATCCGCGCGAAAAACGTGCTCTCGATGCTGACGCAGGTGTCCGTCGCGTTCGCGCTGGTCTGCGTCCTTTGGGTGGTCTATGGCTACTCGCTGGCGTTCGGCAGCGGCGGCAGCTTCTTTGGCAATGTCGACTGGCTGCTGCTGAAAGGCATTAAAATCACCGACCTGATGGGCACCTTCTATCAATACATTCACGTAGCGTTCCAGGGCTCCTTCGCCTGCATCACCGTGGGGCTTATCGTCGGCGCGCTGGCGGAACGCATCCGCTTCTCGGCCGTGCTTATCTTCGTGGCGGTGTGGCTCACCTTCTCCTATGTGCCGATTGCGCATATGGTCTGGGGCGGCGGCCTGCTGGCGTCTCACGGCGCGCTGGATTTCGCGGGCGGTACCGTGGTGCACATTAACGCGGCGGTAGCAGGTCTGGTGGGCGCGTATCTGGTTGGCAAACGCGTTGGCTTCGGCAAAGAAGCGTTTAAACCGCATAACCTGCCGATGGTCTTTACCGGCACTGCAATCCTTTATTTCGGCTGGTTCGGCTTTAACGCCGGCTCTGCCAGCGCCGCCAACGAAATCGCGGGTCTGGCGTTTGTGAACACGGTTGTTGCAACGGCGGCGGCTATCCTTGCCTGGGTCTTTGGCGAATGGGCGCTGCGCGGTAAACCGTCGCTGCTGGGCGCGTGTTCCGGCGCCATTGCCGGTCTGGTGGGCGTAACGCCTGCGTGCGGCTACATCGGCGTGGGCGGCTCGCTTATCGTGGGTATCGCGGCGGGTCTGGCGGGCTTGTGGGGCGTCACCCTGCTGAAACGCTGGCTGCGCGTTGACGACCCGTGCGACGTATTCGGCGTGCATGGCGTCTGTGGCATAGTGGGTTGCATCCTGACAGGTATTTTTGCCTCAACATCACTTGGCGGCGTGGGTTACGCGGCGGGCGTGACGATGGGTCATCAGGTGCTGGTGCAGCTTGAGAGCATCGCCATTACTGTTGTCTGGTCTGCTGTGGTCGCGTTTATCGCCTATAAAGCGGCAGATTTGACCGTCGGCCTGCGTGTCTCCGAAGAGCAGGAGCGCGAAGGGCTGGACGTCAACAGCCACGGCGAGAACGCCTACAACGCCTGA
- the glnK gene encoding P-II family nitrogen regulator → MKLVTVVIKPFKLEDVREALSTIGIQGLTVTEVKGFGRQKGHAELYRGAEYSVNFLPKVKIDVAIADDQLDEVIEVVSKAAWTGKIGDGKIFVAELQRVIRIRTGEADEAAL, encoded by the coding sequence ATGAAGCTGGTTACCGTGGTAATCAAACCGTTCAAACTGGAAGACGTGCGTGAAGCACTCTCCACCATTGGCATTCAGGGGCTTACCGTCACCGAGGTGAAAGGGTTCGGGCGCCAGAAAGGCCATGCCGAGCTTTACCGCGGCGCCGAATACAGCGTGAACTTCCTGCCGAAAGTAAAAATCGACGTGGCTATCGCCGACGATCAGCTGGATGAAGTGATCGAGGTGGTCAGCAAGGCCGCGTGGACCGGAAAAATTGGCGACGGCAAAATTTTTGTCGCCGAACTGCAACGCGTGATTCGTATTCGTACCGGCGAAGCCGACGAAGCGGCTCTCTGA
- a CDS encoding SmdB family multidrug efflux ABC transporter permease/ATP-binding protein: MRNTVKSWPTLKRLLAYGSPWRKPLGGAVLMLWVAAAAEVTGPALISYFIDNLVAKNQLPLGLVAGLAFAYVLLQILAAGLHYWQALLFNQAAVGVVQQLRTDVMDAALRQPLSAFDTQPVGQLISRVTNDTEVIRDLYVTVVATVLRSAALIGAMLVAMFSLDWRMALVAITIFPAVLIVMMIYQRYSTPIVRRVRTYLADINDGFNEVISGMNVIQQFRQQTRFGERMNAASHSHYLARMQTLRLDGFLLRPLLSLFSALVLCGLLMLFGFTAVGTIQVGVLYAFISYLGRLNEPLIELTTQQSILQQALVAGERVFELMDRPRQDYGHDDRPLTSGAIEVDNVSFAYRDDQLVLKDISLSVPSRHFVALVGHTGSGKSTLASLLMGYYPLSSGEIRLDGRPLASLSHGVLRKGVAMVQQDPVVLADSFFANVTLGRDIDEARVWEVLETVQLAELARGMSEGIHTRLGEQGNNLSVGQKQLLALARVLVDAPQILILDEATANIDSGTEQAIQHALAAIRPHTTLVVIAHRLSTIVEADTILVLHRGQAVERGSHQALLEARGRYWQMYQLQLAGEELQAAAKEEPLSA, from the coding sequence ATGCGTAATACCGTAAAAAGCTGGCCGACGCTGAAACGTTTGCTGGCGTATGGCTCGCCGTGGCGTAAACCGCTCGGCGGCGCGGTGCTGATGCTGTGGGTGGCCGCCGCGGCGGAAGTGACCGGCCCCGCGCTCATCAGCTATTTCATCGACAACCTGGTCGCGAAAAACCAGCTGCCGCTGGGGCTGGTGGCCGGGCTGGCGTTCGCGTATGTGCTGCTGCAAATCCTCGCCGCCGGGCTGCACTACTGGCAGGCGCTGCTGTTTAACCAGGCGGCGGTGGGCGTGGTGCAACAGTTGCGTACCGATGTGATGGATGCTGCGCTGCGCCAGCCGCTCAGCGCGTTCGACACGCAGCCGGTGGGGCAGCTGATTTCGCGCGTCACTAACGATACCGAGGTGATCCGCGATCTCTACGTCACGGTCGTGGCGACGGTGTTGCGCAGCGCCGCGCTTATCGGCGCGATGCTGGTGGCGATGTTCAGCCTCGACTGGCGCATGGCGCTGGTTGCTATCACTATCTTCCCGGCGGTGCTGATCGTCATGATGATTTATCAGCGCTACAGCACGCCGATTGTGCGCCGGGTGCGAACTTATCTGGCGGACATTAACGACGGCTTTAATGAAGTCATCAGCGGGATGAATGTCATCCAGCAGTTCCGCCAGCAGACGCGTTTTGGCGAGCGCATGAACGCCGCCAGCCATTCGCACTATCTGGCGCGAATGCAGACGCTGCGCCTGGACGGCTTTCTGCTGCGCCCGTTGCTGAGCCTCTTTTCCGCGCTGGTGCTGTGCGGCCTGCTGATGCTGTTCGGCTTCACCGCCGTCGGGACGATTCAGGTGGGGGTTCTCTACGCGTTTATCAGCTATCTGGGCCGCCTGAACGAGCCGCTGATTGAACTCACCACCCAGCAGTCGATTTTGCAGCAGGCGCTGGTGGCGGGCGAACGTGTGTTCGAGCTGATGGACAGGCCGCGCCAGGATTACGGCCACGACGACCGCCCGCTGACGAGCGGCGCGATTGAGGTGGATAACGTCTCATTTGCCTATCGCGACGATCAGCTGGTGCTGAAAGACATTTCGCTCTCGGTGCCGTCCCGTCACTTCGTGGCGCTGGTCGGTCACACCGGCAGCGGCAAAAGCACGCTCGCGAGCCTGCTGATGGGGTATTATCCGCTCAGCAGCGGCGAAATCCGCCTCGATGGCCGACCGCTCGCCTCGCTCAGCCACGGCGTGCTGCGTAAAGGCGTGGCGATGGTGCAGCAGGATCCTGTCGTGCTGGCCGATTCGTTCTTCGCGAACGTCACGCTCGGGCGTGATATCGACGAAGCGCGCGTCTGGGAAGTGCTGGAAACGGTACAACTGGCCGAGCTGGCGCGCGGCATGAGCGAGGGCATCCATACCCGCCTTGGCGAGCAGGGCAATAATCTCTCCGTCGGGCAGAAACAGTTGCTGGCGCTGGCGCGCGTACTGGTGGATGCGCCGCAAATCCTTATCCTTGATGAGGCGACGGCGAATATTGATTCCGGCACCGAGCAGGCGATTCAGCACGCGCTGGCCGCTATTCGGCCGCACACGACGCTGGTGGTTATCGCGCATCGCCTCTCAACGATCGTGGAAGCCGACACCATTCTGGTGCTGCATCGCGGGCAGGCGGTAGAGCGGGGCAGCCATCAGGCGCTGCTTGAGGCGCGCGGACGCTACTGGCAGATGTATCAGCTCCAGCTTGCGGGTGAAGAGCTACAGGCCGCCGCGAAAGAGGAGCCGCTCAGCGCCTGA